The following are encoded in a window of Candidatus Neomarinimicrobiota bacterium genomic DNA:
- a CDS encoding MBL fold metallo-hydrolase produces the protein MKQATHKLRFWGVRGSIPTADTDKYRIGGDTACVELTLADGTHIVFDGGTGVRGLGNSIGRLHEHNYDIHLFFSHTHWDHIIGLPFFAPFHQPFAHVLMYGPKRAGNSLENTIQGLFTSPYFPLEPEDLKATISFIDLEPGRHRISDSLTIECARHPHPNGAMSYRAEVDGFVLTYITDIEHTKDQLVPSVLKLSRDADVLIHDSHFHREDLPAHRTWGHSSWEECTAVARQAGVKQLFLFHYSPNYSDHDIFDMEQRARTVFPRTTAAYQGLALEFPAK, from the coding sequence GTGAAGCAGGCCACACATAAACTTCGTTTCTGGGGAGTGCGAGGATCAATCCCCACCGCTGATACGGACAAATACCGCATCGGCGGCGATACTGCCTGTGTAGAACTCACTCTCGCCGATGGCACCCATATCGTCTTCGACGGCGGCACTGGCGTGCGCGGCCTGGGCAACTCCATCGGCCGCCTCCACGAACATAACTACGATATTCACCTGTTCTTCTCCCATACCCATTGGGACCACATCATCGGGCTTCCCTTTTTCGCCCCCTTCCACCAACCGTTCGCCCACGTCCTCATGTACGGCCCCAAACGGGCCGGCAACTCGCTGGAAAACACCATCCAGGGTCTGTTCACCTCCCCCTATTTCCCCCTGGAACCGGAGGATCTGAAAGCCACCATCTCCTTCATCGATCTGGAGCCTGGAAGACACCGCATCAGTGATAGTCTGACCATTGAGTGTGCCCGGCACCCCCACCCGAACGGCGCTATGAGCTACCGCGCGGAAGTGGACGGCTTCGTCCTCACCTATATAACCGACATCGAGCACACCAAGGACCAGCTGGTGCCCTCAGTCCTGAAATTGAGCCGTGACGCCGACGTCCTGATCCACGACAGTCACTTCCACCGCGAAGACCTGCCAGCACATCGCACCTGGGGTCACAGTTCCTGGGAGGAGTGCACCGCAGTAGCCAGGCAGGCCGGCGTGAAACAACTCTTCCTCTTTCACTACAGCCCTAACTATTCCGATCACGACATCTTCGATATGGAGCAGCGGGCTCGCACTGTGTTTCCCCGTACCACCGCCGCTTATCAGGGCCTGGCCCTCGAGTTCCCCGCCAAATAA